From the genome of Brevundimonas sp. NIBR11:
CGGTCTATTCCGACATCGACCCGGTGCTGCGTGAAGCGGTCGAAGACGTCATCCTGAACCGGCCCCAGCGGACAAACGTCACCAACACCGAACGGCTGGTCGACATCGCGCCGGGCTTCAAGGGCGACAAGTCCGCGCCCAAGGTCGTCAATCTGGAATGGCGCAACCAGCCCGTCGGCAAGCGCATAGAGCACGCCCTGGTCAACGGCATCACCGAGTTCATCAACGAAGATACCGAGGAAGCCCGACTGTCGGTCGAGCGGCCGCTGCACGTCATCGAAGGTCCGCTGATGGACGGGATGAACGTGGTCGGCGACCTGTTCGGCTCGGGCAAGATGTTCCTGCCGCAGGTGGTGAAGTCGGCGCGGGTGATGAAACAGGCCGTCGCCTGGCTGAACCCCTTCATGGAGGCCGAAAAGGAAGGCAAGCCGCGCGAGCAGGCCGGCAAGGTCCTGATGGCCACGGTGAAAGGCGACGTTCATGACATCGGCAAGAACATCGTCGGCGTGGTCCTGCAGTGTAACAACTACGAGGTCATCGACCTGGGCGTCATGGTGCCCGCCGACCGCATCCTCGACGCCGCGATCGAGCACAAGGTGGACATCATCGGCCTGTCAGGCCTGATCACCCCGTCGCTGGACGAAATGGTGTTCGTGGCGCGTGAGATGCAACGTCGCGGCTTCGACATCCCCCTGCTTATCGGCGGGGCGACGACCAGCCGGACCCATACGGCCGTGAAGATCGAGCCGGGCTACTCCGCCGGATCGACCACCTATGTAATTGACGCCTCGCGCGCCGTCGGCGTGGTCTCGGGCCTGCTCTCCCCCACCGAGAAGGCCAGGAACGAAGCCGCCACCCGCGACGAATACATCCGCATCCGCGAACAGTATGCCCGGGGCCAGGAGGTCAAGGCGCGCGCGAGCATCGTCGAGGCCCGCGCCAATCGCTTCCAGCTCGACCCGGCCCAGACCATGCCCGGCGCCCCGTCCTTCTTGGGGGTGCGCACCTACGACAGCTGGGACCTTCAGGATCTGGCCGACCACATCGACTGGACGCCTTTCTTCGCCAGCTGGGAGCTGATCGGCCGCTATCCGCTGATCCTCGAGGACGAGGTCGTCGGTCAGGCCGCCAAAGACCTGTTCGCCGATGCCCAGGCCATGCTGAAGCGGATCATCGACGAGAAGTGGTTCACGGCGAAGGGCGTGGTCGGCTTCTGGCCCGCCAACGCCGTCGGCGACGACGTCGCCGTCTATGCCGACGAGACGCGCGGTGAAGAGATCGCCCGCTTCCACACCCTGCGCCAGCAGATCAAGAAGTCGAACGGCAAGCCGAACCTGGCCCTGTCGGACTTCGTCGCCGAAACGGGTCAGGACTATATTGGCGCCTTCGCCGTCACCGCCGGCCATGGCGAGCTGCAAAAGGCCGCCGAGTTCAAGGCGGCGGGCGACGACTATTCCGCCATCCTCGCCACAGCCTTGGCCGACCGACTGGCCGAGGCCTTCGCTGAGCGTCTGCACCGGGAGGTTCGTGTCGGTCTGTGGGGCTACGCCGCCGACGAAACCGCCTCGATCCAGGACCTGATCGAGGAGAAATACCAGGGCATCCGCCCCGCCC
Proteins encoded in this window:
- the metH gene encoding methionine synthase, whose product is MRPRRRDQLPVRLHPSHAQRVSGSLMRPVYLNIGERTNVTGSAKFKKLIVEGDYTAALAVARQQVEAGAAVIDINMDEGLLDSEKAMVTFLNLIAAEPDIARVPVMIDSSKWEVIEAGLKCVQGKPIVNSISMKEGEDKFREQAVACMRYGAAVVVMAFDEVGQADTAARKIEICTRAYNVLVNEVGFPPEDIIFDPNIFAVATGIEEHDNYAVDFIEAVKVIKATLPHARVSGGVSNVSFSFRGNEPVRRAIHSVFLYHAIAAGMDMGIVNAGDLPVYSDIDPVLREAVEDVILNRPQRTNVTNTERLVDIAPGFKGDKSAPKVVNLEWRNQPVGKRIEHALVNGITEFINEDTEEARLSVERPLHVIEGPLMDGMNVVGDLFGSGKMFLPQVVKSARVMKQAVAWLNPFMEAEKEGKPREQAGKVLMATVKGDVHDIGKNIVGVVLQCNNYEVIDLGVMVPADRILDAAIEHKVDIIGLSGLITPSLDEMVFVAREMQRRGFDIPLLIGGATTSRTHTAVKIEPGYSAGSTTYVIDASRAVGVVSGLLSPTEKARNEAATRDEYIRIREQYARGQEVKARASIVEARANRFQLDPAQTMPGAPSFLGVRTYDSWDLQDLADHIDWTPFFASWELIGRYPLILEDEVVGQAAKDLFADAQAMLKRIIDEKWFTAKGVVGFWPANAVGDDVAVYADETRGEEIARFHTLRQQIKKSNGKPNLALSDFVAETGQDYIGAFAVTAGHGELQKAAEFKAAGDDYSAILATALADRLAEAFAERLHREVRVGLWGYAADETASIQDLIEEKYQGIRPAPGYPAQPDHTEKATLFRLLDAGNNAGMALTESFAMTPPASVSGLYFGHPGSHYFGVGKIDQDQVEDYAARKGWDVATAERWLSPILNYEPGQAPRVAAA